A window of Streptomyces broussonetiae genomic DNA:
GGCCGTCGAGTTCCGGCCGCCCGTACAGAACCAGGCAGCCCAGCAGTTCCTGCCCGGCCAGTACCGCGCAGACCCAGCGCCCGTCATGGAACACCGCGTGGGCGGCCGCGCGCGAGGCCTCCGCGGCCGCGACCAACGCCGCAGCCTCCTCGGCGCGACCGGCGTCGCCCGTGCCCCGGGTGAACGCGCCGCCATCCCCGGCGACCGCGGTGAGCGGCCGCCCGGAGCCGTCGTGGACCGCGACGTCCCCCTTCAGCAGTCCGGCCACGGCGGCGGCCACATCCGGGACGTCACCGCCGCGCAGTACCAGATCGGTGAGCCGGTCATGCGACTCCTCGGCACGCTGCATGGCGGCGGAGTGCTCCCGGATCACGGCGTTCGCCTCGGCCAGCTCGGCCAGCGCGACGCGGGCGTCGGCCATGGCCTTGGCAGTGTCGATGGCGATGGCGGCATGGTCGGCCAGCGAGCACAGCAGGGCGACCTCGTCCGGGGAGAAGGCACGCGGCGTACGGTCCGCGGCGAAGAGCGCACCGATGACCTGGCCGCCGCTACCCGACCCCAGCAGTAGCGGCACGCCGAGGATCGCGACCAGGCCCTCGTCCAGAACCCCGGCGTCGATGTTGCCGGTGTGGAGGAAGCGGTCGTCGGTGCGGTAGTCCGGGGAGGCGTAGGGGCGCGCGGTCTGTGCGACCAGACCACCGAGGCCTTCCCCTAGCTGCAGGCGCAGGTTCTGGAACAGCTCCGACACCGAGCCGTCGGTGACTCGCATGTAGGTGTCCCCGGCCTCCTCGTCGGGCAGCGTGAGGTAGGCCGTGTCGGTGCCCAGGAGCAACCTGGCCCGCCGGACGATGGAGCGCAGCACGGCGTCCAGGTCGCGCAGGGCCGCCAGGTCACCGGCCGTGTCGAAGAGCGCGGTCAGCTCCGCTTCCCGGCGCCTGTGCTGCGTGAGCGCGCTCTGTACGCGCAGCGCCGCTTCGGTGGCCTGTTCGACCTCCGTGAGGTCCTGGGCGGTGGCACCGTTGCGCCGTGCCTCTACGGCGACGGCTCCGAGCTCCTCGGCAGGGGCGCCTGCGGCAAGGAGTTCGAGCAGCCGGCGCAGGTGACGGGTGGCGGAGGCGGGCTTGTGCGACATGGGCGGGCAACCGTTGCTGAGTCGGGGACAGGGGAATCGGTGCACGGCCGAGGAGGGCCGGGGTGATCCCCGACCGGGAAGACCCTGACCCTCCGGCCGTGCAGTGGTGCCGGGCCGTCAGGCGGACGCGGCCGTCTGCTGGTCCGGGGCGGACCGCACCGCGGAGCCGTCCGGCTCGATCGCAGCCAGGTCCCTGCCACGGGTCTCGCGGGCGGCGATGACGGCGATCACGGTGATGAGGGCGGCCAGGCCGACGTACACCGAGATCGGGGTGGAGGTGCCGTAGGAGCCGAGCAGAGCGGTGGCGATCAGCGGGGCGGGGGCGCCGGCCGCCACCGAGGAGAGCTGGGCGCCGATGGAGGCACCGGTGTAGCGCATCCGGGTGGCGAACAGCTCGGAGAAGAATGCCGCCTGGGGTGCGTACATGGCGCTGTGGAAGATCAGGCCGACGGTGACAGCCAGGACCAGCGCGGGGAACGACCTGGTGTCGAGCAGTGCGAAGAAGGCCCACGACCACAGGCCCACGCCGACCGCGCCCACCAGGTACACGGGCTTGCGGCCGACGCGGTCGGAGAGGGCGCCGAACAGCGGGATCAGGCAGAACTGCACGGCCGAGCCGATCAGCACGGCGTTCAGCGACGTCTGCTTGTCGATCTTGAGGTGGTCGACGCAGTAGGTAAGGACAAAGGCGGTGATCACGTAGTACGAGATGTTCTCGGCCATCCGGGCGCCCATCGCGACCAGGATGTCCCGCCAGTGGTTGCGCAGGACAGCGACGAACGGCGGCTGCTCGGCCCGCTGCTGCGCCTTGCGTTGCTCGGCCTTGGCCAGCGCTTCCTTGAACAGCGGGGACTCGTCGACGGACAGCCGGATCCACAGACCGATCATGACCAGCACGGCGGAGAGCAGGAACGGCACCCGCCAGCCCCAGGAGTTGAACGCGTCGTCGCTGAGCACGGTGGTCATCAGGGAGAGTACTCCGACGGCGAGCAGGTTGCCGGCCGGTGCGCCGCCCTGCGGCCAGGACGCCCAGAAGCCGCGTCGCTTCGCATCACCGTGTTCGGACACCAGCAGCACCGCCCCGCCCCACTCGCCGCCGAGGGCGAAGCCCTGGATCAGGCGCAGAGTGGTCAGCAGCAGGGGGGCCGCGACACCGATCGTGTGGTAGCCGGGGACGCAGCCGATCAGGGCGGTGGAGAGGCCCATCATCAGCAGGCTGATCACCAGGAGCTTCTTGCGGCCGAGGCGGTCGCCGTAGTGCCCGAACACCACAGCGCCGATGGGTCGGGCGGCGAAGCCGATGGCGTAGGTGAGGAAGGAGAGCAGGGTGCCGGTCAGCGGGTCCGAATCGGGGAAGAACACGTGGCCGAAGACCAGGGCGGCGGCCGAGCCGTAGAGGAAGTAGTCGTACCACTCGAT
This region includes:
- a CDS encoding helix-turn-helix domain-containing protein codes for the protein MSHKPASATRHLRRLLELLAAGAPAEELGAVAVEARRNGATAQDLTEVEQATEAALRVQSALTQHRRREAELTALFDTAGDLAALRDLDAVLRSIVRRARLLLGTDTAYLTLPDEEAGDTYMRVTDGSVSELFQNLRLQLGEGLGGLVAQTARPYASPDYRTDDRFLHTGNIDAGVLDEGLVAILGVPLLLGSGSGGQVIGALFAADRTPRAFSPDEVALLCSLADHAAIAIDTAKAMADARVALAELAEANAVIREHSAAMQRAEESHDRLTDLVLRGGDVPDVAAAVAGLLKGDVAVHDGSGRPLTAVAGDGGAFTRGTGDAGRAEEAAALVAAAEASRAAAHAVFHDGRWVCAVLAGQELLGCLVLYGRPELDGPDRRLFERSSVVTSLLLLLNRSVVETENRVRGDLLTDLLTAPDRDPAGLVARGRRLGIDLDRPHVLLVARSDATARERLADAAARCLFGGGGVSAEHEGAVVLLLPYDGTGPGEAARVTAGQLGQLAGAPVTVAGAGPATGPRAITDAHAEGSRCLRALYVLGRAGAGASAAELGFLGVLLGDHHDVDGFIAGTLGPLLEYDAQRGTQLIRTLHAYFGCGGSLTRAKEELHVHVNTVVQRLDRIQALLGPDWNAPEQALELQLALRLHLLSGT
- a CDS encoding MFS transporter; this translates as MPSAHNAVTEPDSSARPGGLRKIVAASLIGTTIEWYDYFLYGSAAALVFGHVFFPDSDPLTGTLLSFLTYAIGFAARPIGAVVFGHYGDRLGRKKLLVISLLMMGLSTALIGCVPGYHTIGVAAPLLLTTLRLIQGFALGGEWGGAVLLVSEHGDAKRRGFWASWPQGGAPAGNLLAVGVLSLMTTVLSDDAFNSWGWRVPFLLSAVLVMIGLWIRLSVDESPLFKEALAKAEQRKAQQRAEQPPFVAVLRNHWRDILVAMGARMAENISYYVITAFVLTYCVDHLKIDKQTSLNAVLIGSAVQFCLIPLFGALSDRVGRKPVYLVGAVGVGLWSWAFFALLDTRSFPALVLAVTVGLIFHSAMYAPQAAFFSELFATRMRYTGASIGAQLSSVAAGAPAPLIATALLGSYGTSTPISVYVGLAALITVIAVIAARETRGRDLAAIEPDGSAVRSAPDQQTAASA